The following are from one region of the Dermacentor albipictus isolate Rhodes 1998 colony chromosome 5, USDA_Dalb.pri_finalv2, whole genome shotgun sequence genome:
- the LOC135904059 gene encoding prolyl 4-hydroxylase subunit alpha-2-like, translated as MPANVAGAVAAVALWVAIFLLCVQPCQARVPPNYVSSRRDDPHFGRAYREVSRWFWRYVDAERGRLDSIRRRLDRLEVAQRSYDGVDPEQYLGLPMNAFLLIKRLARDYVQVLEEARDDTNAKLLLAMRPGGKRARRYQFPSKKDVSKAARAVLEFQRNQGYSAKQIADGLAAEPNSPLYNFQMTARDCFHLGVAASEAEDGESTQEWMLEALDRAADGTVDAAAAKEYLAYGYFLEGDYQSATDTNNQLLEEDPSNMRAFLNMEFYQEGGPGHCYASPATLLEMTLFKKLTHPARTDKTCTRLRNALQNTYEGQVYREQVVREPSTIVFHNILSSTETSALRRVSAADGVGVSVPSDHTLRELARKLEEATDMKVLASKIPWKQLVSYCQEHTWLNPGNNLRSKPFATWWVFTGPGVLGGLDRSLFPQVNLDSGMALLRYHVMSDGTRDREPIPYSCRSDNVTIFYKRIMLEDQRVLCQASSGDACDRYALRP; from the exons ATGCCTGCCAACGTTGCGGGAGCCGTGGCCGCGGTCGCCCTCTGGGTCGCCATCTTCCTGCTGTGCGTGCAGCCTTGCCAGGCGCGCGTCCCGCCCAACTACGTCAGCTCGCGGCGCGACGACCCGCACTTCGGCCGCGCGTACCGGGAGGTGAGCCGCTGGTTCTGGCGCTACGTGGACGCCGAGCGCGGCCGGCTCGACTCGATCCGGCGCCGGCTGGACCGGCTCGAGGTGGCGCAGCGCTCGTACGACGGCGTCGATCCCGAGCAGTACTTGGGACTGCCCATGAACGCGTTCCTGCTCATCAAGCGGCTCGCCAGAGACTACGTGCAGGTGCTCGAGGAGGCCAGGGACGACACCAACGCCAAGCTGCTGCTCGCCATGCGGCCGGGAGGCAAGAGGGCCAGGCGATACCAGTTTCCGAGCAAGAAGGACGTCTCCAAGGCGGCCCGTGCCGTGCTTGAGTTTCAGAGGAACCAGGGCTACTCGGCCAAGCAGATCGCCGACGGTCTGGCCGCCGAGCCCAACTCGCCCCTGTACAACTTCCAGATGACGGCGAGAGACTGCTTCCACCTCGGCGTGGCCGCCAGCGAAGCTGAGGACGGCGAGAGCACCCAGGAGTGGATGCTCGAGGCGCTCGACCGAGCCGCTGATGGCACggtggacgccgccgccgccaaggAGTACCTGGCCTACGGCTACTTCCTGGAGGGTGACTACCAAAGTGCCACCGACACGAACAACCAGCTGCTCGAAGAGGACCCGAGCAATATGAGGGCGTTTCTCAACATGGAGTTCTACCAAGAAGGCGGGCCGGGTCACTGCTACGCCTCGCCTGCCACGCTTCTCGAGATGACGCTGTTCAAAAAACTCACGCATCCCGCACGAACGGACAAAACCTGCACGCGGCTTAGAAATGCGTTGCAAAACACCTATGAAGGGCAAGTATACCGGGAGCAAGTGGTCCGGGAGCCATCCACGATCGTGTTCCACAACATTCTATCATCTACGGAAACGTCTGCGCTGCGGCGCGTAAGCGCGGCCGACGGTGTCGGGGTCAGCGTGCCCTCCGACCACACTCTCCGAGAGCTGGCCCGGAAACTGGAGGAAGCCACGGACATGAAAGTGCTCGCTTCGAAGATACCCTGGAAACAGCTGGTCTCGTACTGCCAAGAGCACACGTGGCTAAACCCGGGTAACAACCTTCGCTCGAAGCCATTTGCCACGTGGTGGGTGTTCACGGGCCCCGGTGTTCTCGGCGGACTGGACAGGTCTCTCTTCCCACAAGTCAATCTTGACTCTGGGATGGCGCTGTTGCG CTACCACGTGATGAGCGATGGGACGCGAGACCGCGAGCCCATCCCGTACTCGTGCCGTAGCGACAACGTGACCATCTTCTACAAGCGCATCATGCTTGAAGACCAGCGCGTCTTGTGCCAAGCATCCTCCGGCGACGCGTGCGACAGGTACGCACTGCGGCCCTGA